Proteins from a single region of Acidovorax sp. NCPPB 3576:
- the rsmD gene encoding 16S rRNA (guanine(966)-N(2))-methyltransferase RsmD, giving the protein MSRPARRAAPAAPGPAVKKPAPKGVGEVRIIGGQWKRTRLPVAQRPGLRPTPDRVRETLFNWLGQDLTGWRCLDAFAGTGALGFEAASRGATAVQLVENDPALVDQLHTLQQRLQAMAVRVQRGDGLAALRHCAPASLHLVLLDPPFESALFEPALAAAAQAVAADGFIYLEAPQAWDEAALAALGLAVHRHLKAGAVHAHLLRKQ; this is encoded by the coding sequence GTGAGCCGCCCCGCACGCCGCGCCGCGCCGGCAGCGCCCGGGCCCGCCGTGAAAAAACCCGCGCCGAAGGGAGTGGGCGAAGTCCGGATCATCGGTGGCCAATGGAAGCGCACCCGCCTGCCCGTGGCGCAGCGCCCCGGCCTGCGGCCCACGCCCGACCGGGTGCGCGAGACGCTCTTCAACTGGCTGGGACAGGACCTGACCGGCTGGCGCTGCCTCGACGCCTTCGCAGGCACGGGCGCCCTGGGTTTCGAGGCCGCTTCGCGCGGCGCCACTGCCGTGCAGCTGGTCGAGAACGATCCGGCCCTGGTCGATCAACTGCACACGCTGCAGCAGCGGCTGCAAGCCATGGCCGTGCGGGTGCAGCGGGGCGACGGCCTGGCCGCACTGCGGCACTGCGCGCCGGCCAGCCTGCACCTGGTGCTGCTGGACCCGCCGTTCGAAAGCGCCTTGTTCGAACCCGCTCTGGCCGCCGCGGCCCAGGCCGTCGCTGCGGACGGTTTCATCTACCTGGAAGCGCCCCAGGCTTGGGACGAGGCCGCGCTGGCGGCCCTGGGGCTGGCGGTCCATCGCCACCTCAAGGCCGGCGCCGTGCATGCCCACTTGCTCAGAAAACAGTGA
- a CDS encoding M16 family metallopeptidase: MKSFQRMAARACLAFAGALCLAHPAWALLPIQHWTEPSGARVWLVESPAIPMVDVQVDFDAGARRDPAEQAGLASSVAAMSSKGVRAQGSEPAMDENALGEAWADLGASFEAAADRDGLSFSLRSLTEPDLLDRAARLAARQLAQPSFPQDIWQRERSRWVAGLKEAETRPGTAAAKAFGSAVYGSHPYGQRTTPETLGRIEIADMQAYHDRYVETCRARVSIVGAVTRKEAQALVATLLSQMPARDPATCQPLPPVPEVQALAAPVQQDIPFASAQAHVLIGQPGFARRDPDFLALLVGNHILGGGGFTSLLTSEVREKRGLSYSVYSQFSPGLNTGVFLVGLQTRPDQAAEAVKVSRDVLARFVAQGPTEAQLKAAKDNLIGGFALRIDSNRKLLANVVNIAWNDLPLDYLEHWTDRVQALTAADVRAAMARKLQPDRMVTVVVGGKP; this comes from the coding sequence ATGAAAAGCTTCCAACGCATGGCCGCGCGCGCGTGCCTCGCCTTTGCCGGCGCCTTGTGCCTGGCCCACCCCGCCTGGGCGCTGCTGCCCATCCAGCACTGGACCGAGCCGAGCGGCGCCCGCGTCTGGCTGGTGGAGAGCCCGGCCATTCCGATGGTCGATGTGCAGGTGGACTTCGATGCCGGCGCGCGCCGTGACCCGGCAGAGCAGGCCGGCCTGGCAAGCTCGGTGGCCGCCATGTCGTCCAAGGGCGTGCGCGCCCAGGGCAGCGAGCCGGCGATGGACGAAAACGCGCTCGGCGAAGCCTGGGCCGATCTGGGTGCGAGCTTCGAGGCCGCGGCCGACCGCGACGGCCTGAGCTTTTCGCTGCGCTCGCTCACCGAGCCCGATCTGCTGGACCGCGCGGCCCGCCTGGCTGCACGGCAACTGGCCCAGCCGAGCTTTCCGCAGGACATCTGGCAGCGCGAGCGTTCGCGCTGGGTGGCTGGCTTGAAAGAGGCCGAAACCCGCCCCGGCACGGCCGCGGCCAAGGCCTTCGGCAGCGCGGTGTACGGCAGCCACCCTTACGGCCAGCGCACGACGCCAGAAACGCTCGGCCGCATCGAGATCGCCGACATGCAGGCCTACCACGACCGCTACGTCGAAACCTGCCGGGCCCGCGTGAGCATCGTCGGGGCCGTCACGCGCAAAGAGGCGCAGGCGCTGGTGGCCACGCTGCTGTCGCAGATGCCCGCGCGCGATCCCGCCACCTGCCAGCCGCTGCCGCCCGTGCCCGAAGTGCAGGCGCTGGCTGCGCCGGTGCAGCAGGACATTCCCTTTGCCTCGGCGCAGGCGCATGTGCTGATCGGCCAGCCGGGCTTTGCGCGGCGCGACCCTGACTTTTTGGCCTTGCTCGTGGGCAACCACATCCTGGGCGGCGGTGGCTTCACCTCGCTGCTGACCAGCGAGGTGCGTGAAAAGCGCGGCCTGAGCTACAGCGTGTACAGCCAGTTCTCGCCGGGCCTGAACACCGGCGTGTTCCTGGTCGGCCTGCAGACCCGTCCCGACCAGGCCGCCGAGGCCGTGAAGGTGTCGCGCGACGTGCTGGCGCGCTTCGTGGCCCAGGGCCCGACCGAGGCCCAGCTCAAGGCCGCCAAGGACAACCTGATCGGCGGCTTCGCCCTGCGCATCGACAGCAACCGCAAGCTGCTGGCCAACGTGGTCAACATCGCGTGGAACGATCTGCCGCTGGATTACCTGGAACACTGGACCGACCGCGTGCAGGCCCTGACCGCAGCCGACGTGCGCGCCGCCATGGCCCGCAAGCTGCAGCCCGACCGCATGGTGACCGTGGTGGTCGGAGGCAAGCCGTGA
- a CDS encoding M16 family metallopeptidase, whose protein sequence is MKRAITLLGLLACVHAGAQTPPSAPPSLPPSAQDTQAQRPPSSGVRQFTLKNGMQLLVQPDRRAPTAVHMVWLRVGAMDEVDGTSGVAHALEHMMFKGSKTVPPGEFSRRVAALGGQENAFTSRDYTGYYQQIPANRLEDVMKLEADRFANNQWPDAEFKREIEVVKEERRMRTEDQPRAALIEQLYAATFIASPYRRPVVGWMSDLDAMTADDVRAFHRQWYVPANAVVVVAGDVDPDKVRVLAEKYYGRIPVRAVPARKPRVEPVQQGIRRIAYKAPAEQAYVALAFRAPSIERLENMTDSDRDALSLLVLSAVLSGYDGARLERALSQGPDRVADSSDSSASVVGRGPSVFLLTGVPASGKTPQQVEDALRAEVARIAREGVSEAELARVKTQWAASTIYQRDSLQSQASDLGSNWVQGLPPDADARLIALLRAVTPAQVQSVAARYFGDDQLTVGTLLPQPMAPGAKRAAPAAGADGRMH, encoded by the coding sequence ATGAAACGCGCTATCACCCTTCTGGGCCTGCTGGCCTGCGTGCATGCCGGGGCCCAAACCCCGCCGTCCGCTCCCCCCTCCCTTCCTCCCTCGGCCCAGGACACGCAGGCGCAACGCCCGCCGTCCTCGGGGGTTCGGCAATTCACCTTGAAGAACGGCATGCAGCTGCTCGTGCAGCCCGACCGGCGCGCGCCGACGGCGGTGCACATGGTCTGGCTGCGGGTCGGCGCGATGGACGAGGTGGACGGCACCTCCGGCGTCGCCCACGCGCTGGAGCACATGATGTTCAAGGGCTCCAAGACCGTGCCGCCGGGCGAGTTCTCGCGCCGCGTGGCCGCATTGGGCGGGCAGGAAAACGCCTTCACCAGCCGCGACTACACCGGCTACTACCAGCAGATTCCCGCGAACCGGCTGGAAGACGTGATGAAGCTCGAAGCCGACCGATTCGCCAACAACCAGTGGCCCGATGCCGAGTTCAAGCGCGAGATCGAGGTGGTCAAGGAAGAGCGCCGCATGCGCACCGAGGACCAGCCCCGGGCCGCGCTCATCGAGCAGCTCTACGCCGCCACGTTCATCGCCTCGCCCTACCGCCGGCCCGTCGTCGGCTGGATGAGCGATCTCGATGCCATGACCGCCGACGACGTGCGCGCCTTCCACCGCCAGTGGTACGTGCCGGCCAACGCGGTCGTCGTGGTGGCTGGCGACGTGGACCCCGACAAGGTCCGCGTGCTGGCCGAAAAATATTACGGCCGCATCCCGGTGCGCGCCGTGCCGGCCCGCAAGCCGCGCGTGGAGCCCGTGCAGCAGGGCATCCGCCGCATCGCCTACAAGGCGCCGGCCGAGCAGGCCTACGTGGCCCTGGCGTTCCGCGCGCCGAGCATCGAGCGCCTGGAGAACATGACCGACAGCGACCGCGATGCGCTGTCGCTGCTGGTGCTGTCGGCCGTGCTCAGCGGCTACGACGGCGCGCGGCTGGAGCGCGCCTTGAGCCAGGGCCCCGACCGCGTGGCCGACAGCTCCGATAGCTCGGCATCCGTGGTGGGGCGCGGCCCCAGCGTGTTCCTGCTGACCGGCGTGCCTGCCAGCGGCAAGACCCCGCAGCAGGTCGAAGACGCCCTGCGCGCCGAGGTCGCCCGCATCGCCCGCGAAGGGGTGAGCGAGGCCGAACTGGCCCGCGTGAAGACACAGTGGGCGGCCTCCACCATCTACCAGCGCGACTCGCTGCAAAGCCAGGCCAGCGACCTGGGCAGCAACTGGGTGCAGGGCCTGCCGCCCGACGCCGACGCGCGCCTCATTGCCCTGCTGCGCGCGGTGACGCCCGCCCAGGTGCAATCGGTGGCGGCCCGCTACTTCGGCGACGACCAGCTCACCGTGGGCACGCTGCTGCCGCAACCCATGGCCCCTGGCGCCAAGCGCGCCGCCCCCGCAGCCGGCGCCGACGGGCGGATGCATTGA
- the ftsY gene encoding signal recognition particle-docking protein FtsY has translation MQAPAPIAPQAPVPPAIPVPVPVVPAPVPAPSPAPVSVPVAAPAPPAVARVPVPIPAPVQPPAPVSVPVQVAPAPAPLPPAVALVPSAPPAEPAPAERKGWMDRLKNGLRKTGSSIATVFTGTQINDALYEELEEALLMADTGVKATQHLLDDLKRRVKDTKTTDPAAVKALLAEALADLLRPLEKSLVIGRHTPTVIMVAGVNGAGKTTSIGKLTKHLANEGAAVLLAAADTFRAAAREQLGVWADRNTVEIVSQDGGDPAAVSFDAVTAGKARGKDVVLVDTAGRLPTQLHLMQELQKIKRVVTKADATAPHEVLLVIDGNTGQNALAQVRSFDDALQLTGLIVTKLDGTAKGGVLAAIAQERPIPVYFIGVGEKLEDLETFNAKEFAQALLT, from the coding sequence GTGCAGGCGCCAGCCCCGATCGCTCCGCAGGCACCCGTGCCGCCAGCGATCCCCGTGCCGGTGCCTGTGGTGCCCGCACCGGTGCCAGCACCCTCTCCAGCCCCTGTCTCCGTTCCAGTGGCAGCGCCTGCGCCGCCCGCTGTAGCCCGTGTTCCGGTGCCCATCCCTGCGCCCGTGCAGCCTCCAGCGCCAGTGTCTGTACCGGTACAGGTGGCGCCGGCTCCCGCACCCTTGCCGCCCGCTGTTGCGCTCGTCCCTTCGGCCCCGCCGGCAGAACCAGCGCCGGCCGAGCGCAAGGGCTGGATGGACCGCCTGAAGAACGGCCTGCGCAAGACCGGCAGCAGCATCGCCACGGTCTTCACCGGCACGCAGATCAACGACGCGCTGTACGAAGAGCTGGAAGAAGCCCTGCTGATGGCCGACACCGGCGTGAAGGCCACGCAGCATCTGCTGGACGACCTCAAGCGCCGCGTCAAGGACACCAAGACCACCGATCCCGCCGCCGTGAAAGCCCTGCTGGCCGAGGCCCTGGCCGACCTGCTGCGCCCCCTGGAGAAATCGCTGGTCATCGGCCGCCACACGCCCACCGTGATCATGGTGGCGGGGGTCAATGGCGCAGGCAAGACGACCTCCATCGGCAAGCTCACCAAGCACCTGGCGAACGAAGGCGCGGCCGTGTTGCTGGCCGCGGCGGACACCTTCCGGGCGGCGGCGCGCGAGCAGCTCGGCGTCTGGGCCGACCGCAACACGGTCGAGATCGTCAGCCAGGACGGTGGCGACCCCGCGGCGGTGAGCTTCGATGCCGTCACTGCCGGCAAGGCGCGCGGCAAGGACGTGGTGCTGGTCGATACCGCCGGGCGGCTGCCGACCCAGCTGCACCTGATGCAGGAGCTGCAGAAAATCAAGCGCGTGGTCACCAAGGCGGATGCGACGGCGCCGCACGAGGTGCTGCTGGTGATCGATGGCAACACCGGGCAGAACGCGCTGGCCCAGGTGCGCTCCTTCGACGATGCGCTGCAGCTGACCGGCCTCATCGTGACCAAGCTGGACGGCACGGCCAAGGGCGGCGTGCTGGCCGCCATTGCGCAGGAGCGGCCGATTCCGGTGTACTTCATCGGGGTGGGCGAAAAGCTGGAAGACCTGGAAACGTTCAACGCCAAGGAATTCGCGCAGGCTTTGTTGACCTGA
- the rpoH gene encoding RNA polymerase sigma factor RpoH: protein MTLQSGTAATALAPANPWALIPPLGNLDAYISAVNRLPLLTAEEERTYARQLKENNDVDAAGRMVMSHLRLVVSIARQYLGYGLPHGDLIQEGNVGLMKAVKRFDPDQNVRLVSYAMHWIKAEIHEYILKNWRMVKVATTKSQRKLFFNLRSMKQGFKADAAAADAATHRDTLSEREIDAVAQHLNVKREDVIEMETRLSGGDVMLDPSPSDDGEQAYGPIAYLADGAHEPTAMIESRQRDALATDGIAVALSGLDDRSRRIVEERWLKVNDDGSGGMTLHELAAVYGVSAERIRQIEVAAMKKMKKALVEYA, encoded by the coding sequence ATGACGCTTCAATCTGGAACCGCAGCCACTGCTCTGGCTCCCGCCAATCCTTGGGCGCTCATCCCCCCCTTGGGCAATCTGGATGCATACATCTCGGCGGTGAACCGCCTTCCGCTCCTCACGGCGGAAGAAGAACGCACCTACGCGCGCCAGCTCAAGGAAAACAACGACGTGGATGCGGCTGGCCGCATGGTGATGTCGCACTTGCGCCTGGTGGTGTCGATCGCCCGCCAATACCTCGGCTACGGCCTGCCGCACGGCGACCTGATCCAGGAAGGCAACGTGGGCCTGATGAAGGCCGTCAAGCGTTTCGACCCCGATCAGAACGTGCGCCTGGTGAGCTACGCCATGCACTGGATCAAGGCCGAGATCCACGAATACATCCTGAAGAACTGGCGCATGGTCAAGGTCGCCACGACGAAGTCGCAGCGCAAGCTGTTCTTCAACCTGCGCTCGATGAAGCAGGGCTTCAAGGCCGATGCGGCAGCGGCCGATGCGGCCACCCACCGCGACACGCTGTCCGAGCGCGAAATCGACGCGGTGGCGCAGCACCTGAACGTCAAGCGCGAAGACGTGATCGAGATGGAAACCCGCCTGTCGGGCGGCGACGTCATGCTCGACCCCTCGCCTTCGGATGATGGCGAACAGGCCTACGGCCCCATCGCCTACCTGGCCGACGGAGCGCACGAGCCGACCGCCATGATCGAGTCGCGCCAGCGCGACGCCCTGGCCACGGACGGCATCGCAGTTGCCCTGTCGGGCCTGGACGACCGCAGCCGCCGCATCGTGGAAGAGCGCTGGTTGAAGGTGAACGACGATGGCTCTGGCGGCATGACGCTGCACGAGCTGGCCGCCGTGTATGGCGTGAGCGCCGAACGCATCCGCCAGATCGAAGTGGCCGCGATGAAGAAGATGAAAAAAGCCCTGGTCGAGTACGCCTGA